Proteins encoded in a region of the Raphanus sativus cultivar WK10039 chromosome 8, ASM80110v3, whole genome shotgun sequence genome:
- the LOC108831378 gene encoding transmembrane emp24 domain-containing protein p24delta9-like produces MVVRSKHISTFLLTISIISHVSQPLHFELKSGKSRCISEDIKSNAMTVGKYTVSNPNDPHPFPQSHKINIRVTSSHGNTYHHAEEVDSGQFSFTAVEGGDYSACFAASDHKPDVTLSIDLEWGSGVHYKSLGSLAKKSKVEVMEFEVKALIETVNSIHDEMFYLRDREEEMQDLNRATNSKMAWFGLLSLFVCLGVAGMQFLHLKTFFEKKKVI; encoded by the exons ATGGTTGTCCGATCAAAACACATATCCACATTCCTGTTAACCATATCCATCATATCTCACGTCTCCCAACCTCTCCACTTCGAGCTAAAATCAGGCAAATCAAGATGCATCTCTGAGGACATCAAAAGCAACGCGATGACCGTCGGAAAGTACACCGTCTCCAACCCCAACGACCCTCACCCTTTCCCTCAGTCTCACAAGATCAACATAAGG GTGACGTCGAGTCACGGGAACACGTACCATCACGCGGAGGAGGTGGACTCGGGGCAGTTCTCGTTCACGGCGGTGGAAGGCGGAGATTACTCGGCGTGTTTCGCCGCCAGCGATCATAAGCCTGACGTGACGTTGAGTATCGATTTGGAGTGGGGATCGGGTGTTCATTACAAGAGCTTGGGGAGTTTGGCCAAGAAGAGCAAAGTCGAA GTTATGGAGTTTGAAGTGAAGGCTTTGATTGAAACCGTTAACTCGATTCATGATGAGATGTTTTATCTTAGAGACAG GGAGGAAGAGATGCAGGATCTGAACAGGGCTACGAACTCGAAGATGGCGTGGTTTGGTTTGCTCTCTCTGTTCGTGTGCTTAGGAGTTGCTGGGATGCAGTTTCTGCACTTGAAGACGTTttttgagaagaagaaagtcaTCTAA
- the LOC108831377 gene encoding eukaryotic translation initiation factor 5A-2-like, which yields MSDEEHHFESSDAGASKTYPQQAGNIRKGGHIVIKGRPCKVVEVSTSKTGKHGHAKCHFVAIDIFTAKKLEDIVPSSHNCDVPHVNRIDYQLIDISEDGFVSLLTDSGGTKDDLKLPTDDNLSALMKSGFEEGKDVVVSVMSSMGEEQICAVKEVGGGK from the exons atGTCTGACGAAGAGCACCACTTCGAGTCCTCCGACGCCGGAGCTTCCAAGACCTACCCTCAGCAGGCTGGTAACATCCGTAAAGGTGGTCACATCGTCATCAAGGGCCGTCCCTGCAAG GTTGTTGAGGTTTCGACTTCCAAGACTGGCAAGCACGGTCACGCGAAGTGTCACTTCGTTGCTATTGATATCTTCACTGCTAAGAAGCTCGAGGATATCGTTCCCTCTTCCCACAATTGTGAT gTTCCTCATGTGAACCGTATTGATTACCAGTTGATTGATATCTCTGAGGATGGCTTT GTTAGCCTTTTGACCGACAGTGGTGGCACTAAGGACGACCTCAAGCTTCCCACCGATGATAATCTCAGCGCTCTG atGAAGAGTGGATTCGAGGAGGGAAAGGATGTGGTGGTGTCTGTCATGTCTTCGATGGGAGAGGAGCAGATCTGTGCCGTCAAGGAAGTTGGTGGTGGCAAGTAA